The Nitrosomonas sp. sh817 genome includes a window with the following:
- the cheA gene encoding chemotaxis protein CheA, which translates to MSTDLEQFYEIFFEESSELLAEMETCLLRLDVNSPDLEDLNAIFRAAHSIKGGAGTFGFTDMTEMTHMLETLLDKLRKGELKVRSEMIDAFLRAGDVIKEQLAGHRGEGQADPAVAAAVCEELKKLSDGVQESVVVEPVAEEESGENLGATNQIETEVIESPAEDSLKNIYSIEFSSTGMSSATVDHLLDNLKRLGVLENLTPTNTSNSFKLKLATSNCEEDVWETLAFIVDPANLKIETIVVENTEAGLSATDYSEEAGKNTESPVTANEDEFSMTDLPPAPGYGFFPGAPAAPIESDESEMNPSVGQQPNTGFSKNESSGNINKSLNKTATAAPNSETSSIRVSIEKVDQMINLVGELVITQAMLAQTVSQYDPVLFEKLHSGMSQLERNTRDLQESVMSIRMMPISFVFSRYPRVVRDLAAKLNKRVELKTVGENTELDKGLIEKIADPLTHLVRNSLDHGIEVAEKRVAAGKPAHGTITLRAFHQGGSIVIEVSDDGAGLNRGKILAKAKERGLPVHDGMTDQEVWALIFEAGFSTAEKVTDVSGRGVGMDVVKRNIQSMGGRIDIDSALGAGTRISIRLPLTLAILDGLSVTVGEEMFIVPLNYITESLQPAAADIKTVSGQGRVVQVRGEYLPVVALHEIFNLRPKVTAVHEGILVILEAEGHKAALFVDDLVGQHQVVIKSLESNYRRVQGVSGATIMGDGKVALILDTAALVMASQQEIV; encoded by the coding sequence ATGAGTACAGATCTCGAACAGTTTTACGAAATTTTCTTTGAAGAATCTTCTGAGTTATTGGCTGAAATGGAAACATGTCTTTTGAGACTGGATGTCAATTCTCCAGACCTGGAAGATTTAAACGCTATTTTTCGTGCTGCGCACTCTATCAAAGGCGGTGCTGGTACATTTGGTTTTACGGATATGACGGAGATGACTCATATGTTGGAAACATTGCTGGATAAATTGCGTAAAGGCGAACTTAAGGTGCGTAGCGAAATGATTGATGCTTTTCTCAGAGCAGGTGATGTCATTAAGGAACAGCTAGCGGGTCATCGCGGTGAAGGTCAAGCGGATCCGGCGGTTGCGGCGGCCGTTTGTGAGGAATTGAAGAAGCTCAGTGACGGGGTACAGGAATCGGTAGTTGTTGAACCGGTAGCAGAAGAAGAATCTGGAGAGAATTTAGGGGCTACTAATCAGATTGAAACCGAAGTAATAGAATCACCAGCAGAAGATTCACTCAAAAATATTTATAGTATTGAATTCTCCAGTACCGGCATGAGTAGCGCGACGGTCGATCACTTGCTCGATAACTTAAAACGCCTCGGAGTTCTCGAGAATTTGACACCTACTAACACTAGCAATAGTTTTAAACTAAAGCTTGCAACCTCAAATTGTGAAGAAGATGTTTGGGAAACATTGGCTTTTATTGTCGATCCGGCAAATCTGAAAATAGAAACTATCGTTGTGGAAAATACTGAGGCAGGTTTGTCAGCTACTGATTATTCGGAAGAAGCCGGCAAGAATACAGAATCGCCTGTAACTGCAAATGAAGATGAATTTTCAATGACTGATTTGCCACCAGCTCCGGGCTATGGTTTTTTTCCTGGGGCACCTGCTGCACCGATTGAGAGTGATGAATCGGAAATGAATCCAAGTGTTGGGCAGCAACCCAATACAGGTTTCAGCAAAAACGAATCTTCGGGCAACATAAACAAATCTTTGAACAAAACTGCTACTGCTGCTCCAAACAGTGAAACTTCTTCAATACGTGTCAGCATAGAAAAAGTTGATCAGATGATCAACTTGGTCGGTGAATTGGTGATCACACAGGCAATGTTGGCTCAAACCGTTTCACAATATGATCCGGTGCTTTTTGAGAAATTACATAGTGGAATGAGTCAACTGGAGAGAAATACGCGTGACTTGCAAGAATCTGTAATGTCGATTCGTATGATGCCAATTAGTTTTGTATTTAGCCGTTATCCTCGAGTTGTTCGTGATTTGGCTGCAAAGTTGAACAAGCGCGTTGAATTAAAAACAGTTGGTGAAAATACGGAACTTGATAAAGGCCTGATAGAAAAAATTGCAGATCCACTGACTCATTTGGTAAGGAATAGCTTGGATCATGGTATTGAGGTTGCCGAGAAACGAGTTGCCGCCGGCAAGCCAGCGCACGGTACTATAACTTTACGAGCATTTCATCAGGGCGGCAGTATCGTAATCGAAGTCAGCGATGATGGAGCTGGCTTAAATCGGGGGAAGATACTTGCGAAGGCAAAAGAACGCGGATTGCCTGTGCATGACGGTATGACAGATCAAGAAGTTTGGGCATTGATATTTGAAGCTGGTTTTTCGACAGCCGAGAAAGTCACGGATGTATCAGGACGCGGAGTTGGTATGGATGTTGTCAAGCGCAATATTCAGAGTATGGGAGGGCGTATTGATATCGATTCGGCGTTAGGCGCCGGCACACGTATTTCGATTCGCTTGCCTTTAACGCTTGCCATTCTTGATGGACTATCCGTAACCGTCGGTGAAGAAATGTTCATTGTTCCACTTAATTACATTACCGAGTCATTACAGCCTGCGGCTGCAGATATCAAAACAGTCAGTGGTCAAGGGCGTGTGGTACAGGTACGAGGCGAATATTTGCCTGTTGTCGCATTGCATGAAATTTTCAATTTGCGTCCAAAAGTTACAGCTGTTCATGAAGGGATCCTTGTAATTCTTGAAGCTGAAGGTCACAAAGCTGCACTATTTGTGGACGATCTCGTTGGGCAACATCAAGTAGTCATTAAGAGTCTGGAAAGTAACTACCGAAGAGTGCAGGGTGTATCTGGAGCGACAATCATGGGCGATGGCAAGGTTGCACTTATCCTTGATACCGCTGCTTTAGTAATGGCATCGCAACAAGAGATCGTTTAA
- a CDS encoding DUF4389 domain-containing protein, which translates to MDEEIKQRLQNRKIWQRGFFMLLYMGIYGFCNFLIIAIFFFQFVTLIVTGQPNALLQSFSQSLGTYLRQIIAYMSLNTDHLPFPFSTWPNDDNAEQLTKNSNASD; encoded by the coding sequence ATGGATGAAGAAATTAAACAACGTCTTCAGAATAGAAAAATATGGCAACGCGGTTTCTTCATGCTGCTTTACATGGGAATTTACGGTTTTTGCAACTTTCTGATAATCGCAATATTTTTTTTTCAATTTGTAACACTGATCGTAACCGGACAACCCAACGCGCTGCTACAGAGTTTTAGCCAAAGCCTCGGTACGTATCTCCGTCAAATTATTGCGTACATGTCATTGAATACCGATCACTTGCCATTTCCTTTTAGCACATGGCCAAATGATGATAATGCTGAACAACTCACCAAAAATTCCAACGCAAGCGATTAA
- a CDS encoding chemotaxis response regulator protein-glutamate methylesterase, translating to MDKTRVLIIDDSALIRRLLSEVINSQPDMEAIGSAPDPLVAREMIREMNPDVLTLDVEMPKMDGLDFLEKLMRLRPMPVVMVSTLTENGSDVTFRALELGAVDFVSKPKIDIAAGLKEYGGEIANKIRIAKSARLKKSANIAVAKSATADVVLPSVSNRIASTEKLIIVGASTGGTEAIKEFLIRMPPDSPGILVTQHMPEGFTKSFANRLNSLCKISVIEAQGGERVLPGHAFIAPGHSHLLLRRSGANYMTELNHGEPVCRHRPSVDVLFRSAANCAGKNAIGVILTGMGKDGAAGMLEMHKAGSYNFAQDESSCVVFGMPKEAIAAGGVNEIVPLKDMARCVLSKISSMGSHGNRV from the coding sequence ATGGATAAGACTAGAGTTCTGATAATTGATGACTCAGCGTTAATTAGGCGCTTATTAAGCGAGGTTATAAATAGCCAGCCTGACATGGAAGCCATAGGATCCGCTCCAGATCCTTTAGTGGCGAGAGAAATGATACGTGAGATGAATCCTGATGTATTGACGCTGGATGTTGAGATGCCCAAGATGGACGGTTTGGATTTTCTCGAGAAATTAATGAGGTTGCGGCCAATGCCTGTCGTGATGGTTTCAACATTAACTGAAAACGGTTCAGACGTTACTTTTCGTGCGCTCGAATTGGGTGCGGTTGATTTTGTTTCTAAACCTAAAATTGATATCGCTGCCGGCTTAAAAGAATATGGCGGTGAGATTGCAAATAAAATTCGCATTGCTAAATCTGCGCGGCTTAAAAAATCTGCAAATATAGCAGTAGCAAAGAGTGCTACAGCGGATGTGGTATTGCCTTCGGTGTCGAATCGCATCGCATCGACCGAGAAATTGATAATAGTAGGTGCGTCTACTGGCGGTACGGAAGCAATAAAGGAATTTTTAATTAGAATGCCGCCGGATTCACCTGGAATATTAGTCACCCAACATATGCCCGAAGGTTTTACCAAGTCATTCGCCAATCGATTGAATTCTCTTTGCAAAATTTCGGTAATTGAAGCACAAGGAGGAGAGCGAGTTTTACCCGGCCATGCCTTTATCGCACCTGGTCATTCTCACTTGTTACTGAGACGCAGCGGTGCGAATTATATGACGGAATTAAACCATGGAGAGCCTGTTTGTCGACATCGCCCGTCGGTTGATGTACTATTTAGGTCTGCGGCGAATTGTGCAGGTAAAAACGCGATTGGTGTGATTCTTACTGGCATGGGAAAAGACGGTGCAGCGGGAATGCTGGAAATGCACAAAGCAGGTTCGTATAATTTTGCGCAGGATGAGAGCAGCTGTGTAGTGTTCGGTATGCCGAAAGAAGCGATTGCAGCAGGTGGTGTTAATGAAATCGTTCCTTTAAAAGATATGGCTAGATGTGTTCTGTCAAAAATATCCAGCATGGGATCTCATGGTAATCGCGTATAG
- a CDS encoding IS4 family transposase: MNLGKTLFAQLMEFVPWTSFARIVARYGGDSGVRNLSCTEQFRAMAFAQLTYRESLRDIEACLLANQTKLYSMGFRAPVKRSTLADANEARNWHIWEDLATLLIRRARKLYCNDSFGVDLTNTVYALDATTIDLCLSLFPWAPFRVSKAAVRLHTLLGLRGNIPAFIHITNGKTHEVNVLDTLSFEAGAFYVMDRGYLDFSRLFMLHQSGAFFVTRAKRGMNAHRVYSMKVDRNTGIICDQRIALDGFYISQDYPEQLRRIRFKDPETGKTLVFLTNNTALPALTIAALYKSRWQVELFFKWIKQHLRIKRFIGNSENAVKTQIWCAVATYVLIAIVKKELQIDASLYTLLQILSVSIFEKNQLQHALQGAAYISEQYGAANQLNLFNF; this comes from the coding sequence ATGAACTTAGGAAAAACGCTGTTCGCACAACTCATGGAGTTTGTGCCATGGACGAGCTTCGCGAGAATCGTGGCTCGTTATGGTGGCGATTCGGGCGTGCGAAATCTGAGTTGTACCGAGCAATTCCGCGCCATGGCTTTTGCGCAGCTGACCTACCGCGAGAGTCTGCGAGATATCGAAGCTTGCTTGCTGGCCAACCAGACGAAGCTGTACAGCATGGGTTTCCGCGCGCCAGTCAAACGTTCGACACTGGCCGACGCCAACGAAGCACGCAACTGGCACATCTGGGAAGACTTGGCTACATTGCTGATCCGGCGCGCACGCAAACTGTATTGCAACGACAGCTTCGGTGTCGATCTGACCAATACGGTCTACGCACTGGATGCGACGACCATAGACCTGTGCCTGTCGCTGTTTCCATGGGCACCGTTTCGCGTCAGCAAGGCGGCGGTCAGATTGCATACCCTGCTGGGTTTGCGCGGCAATATTCCGGCTTTCATCCACATCACGAATGGCAAGACCCACGAAGTCAACGTGCTGGATACCTTGTCCTTCGAGGCAGGGGCTTTCTACGTGATGGATCGGGGTTATCTGGATTTCAGTCGCCTGTTCATGCTGCATCAGTCGGGTGCATTCTTCGTAACTCGCGCCAAACGTGGAATGAACGCTCACAGGGTGTACTCGATGAAGGTCGATCGGAATACCGGCATTATCTGCGATCAGCGTATCGCGCTCGACGGTTTCTACATCTCGCAAGATTATCCCGAGCAACTGAGGCGCATCCGCTTCAAAGACCCGGAAACCGGCAAGACGTTGGTGTTCCTGACCAACAACACAGCCTTGCCCGCACTGACGATTGCCGCGCTGTACAAAAGCCGCTGGCAAGTCGAGTTGTTCTTCAAGTGGATCAAGCAACATCTGCGTATCAAACGTTTCATCGGCAACAGCGAGAACGCGGTGAAAACGCAAATCTGGTGCGCCGTCGCCACTTATGTGCTGATCGCCATTGTCAAAAAGGAGCTTCAAATTGATGCCTCGCTCTACACTTTGCTACAGATTTTATCGGTCTCTATTTTTGAGAAAAACCAGTTGCAACACGCCTTACAAGGCGCTGCCTACATTTCAGAACAGTACGGTGCCGCTAACCAACTAAATTTGTTTAACTTTTAA
- a CDS encoding NlpC/P60 family protein encodes MQTTSSMTKLISRIAILIGICFLVSCSTVQERPVFKSGPAIKKPADYHQVKKALYSQYNEWQGVRYQRGGLSQRGVDCSGFVHITFKSKLGLHLPRTTHLQSRVGKEIRREELRAGDLIFFRTGPASNHVGIYLENNKFLHASQKKGVIISRLDHVYWKANYWKSVRV; translated from the coding sequence ATGCAAACTACATCGTCAATGACAAAGCTTATTTCTCGAATTGCTATTTTAATTGGTATCTGTTTTCTGGTTAGTTGTAGCACAGTGCAGGAAAGACCTGTATTTAAATCTGGTCCTGCAATTAAAAAACCGGCAGATTATCATCAAGTCAAAAAAGCTCTCTATTCTCAATATAATGAGTGGCAAGGTGTACGCTATCAACGCGGTGGTCTAAGTCAGCGTGGAGTCGATTGTTCGGGTTTCGTGCATATCACGTTCAAATCGAAATTGGGTCTGCATTTGCCCAGAACAACCCATCTGCAATCTCGAGTTGGAAAAGAAATTCGCAGAGAAGAATTGAGAGCGGGCGACTTAATTTTTTTCAGAACGGGACCAGCTTCGAATCATGTAGGTATCTACCTGGAAAATAATAAGTTTCTTCATGCATCTCAAAAGAAAGGCGTTATCATCTCCAGACTGGATCACGTATACTGGAAAGCCAACTACTGGAAATCGGTTCGCGTTTAA
- the hflX gene encoding GTPase HflX — protein sequence MSIEIKEKPKFAVAAAVQLPNVSDIEFESSLAELRELAKTLGYIVVNTFMQKRTSFDTTAYLGVGKREEIRCYVNNDSGSDEFEEIVIESDGHDISALLVDHEISPSQARNLENEVGCEVMDRTMVILEIFHRNARSRAARAQVEIARLGYMAPRLREAAKLAGPQGRQRSGTGGRGAGESHTELDRRKIRDRIAELQQEIVTMEAERKIQRARRQERQGLASVALVGYTNAGKSTLMRALTGSEVLVANKLFATLDTTVRALHPESVPRVLVSDTVGFIKNLPHGLVASFKSTLDEALDASLLLHVIDASDPGFERQLEVTQQVLEEIGANAVPRIRVFNKIDHVGDAEAQAECKTALGTRYPDCIVMSARSSDDVTKLRLKILEFFQQHLIETEFFLPWNAQQLRGQIYTNCQVLEERSDNEGTLFRVRSEPSAIESLREQLNPAN from the coding sequence ATGTCTATAGAAATCAAAGAAAAACCTAAGTTCGCTGTTGCGGCAGCGGTTCAATTGCCGAATGTCAGTGATATCGAGTTCGAGTCGTCGCTGGCCGAGCTGCGCGAACTCGCAAAAACACTGGGCTATATCGTCGTCAACACGTTTATGCAAAAACGTACCAGCTTCGACACGACTGCGTACCTGGGCGTTGGCAAGCGCGAGGAAATCCGCTGCTACGTGAACAACGATTCCGGATCGGATGAATTTGAGGAAATCGTCATCGAATCAGATGGCCACGATATCAGTGCTCTCTTGGTCGATCACGAAATCTCACCATCGCAGGCGCGCAACCTTGAAAACGAGGTTGGTTGCGAGGTAATGGACCGCACCATGGTGATTCTTGAAATTTTTCACCGCAATGCCCGCTCCCGTGCGGCGCGCGCACAGGTGGAAATCGCGCGCCTCGGCTACATGGCCCCGCGCCTGCGCGAAGCCGCCAAGCTTGCCGGGCCGCAAGGGCGGCAGCGCAGCGGCACTGGTGGACGGGGTGCTGGCGAATCGCACACTGAATTGGATCGGCGCAAAATCCGTGACCGTATCGCCGAACTCCAACAAGAAATTGTCACGATGGAAGCCGAGCGCAAAATACAGCGTGCGCGACGGCAAGAGCGCCAAGGGCTCGCCAGCGTGGCGCTGGTCGGCTATACCAATGCCGGCAAATCCACTTTGATGCGGGCGCTCACCGGCAGCGAAGTGCTGGTAGCCAATAAACTGTTCGCTACGCTCGACACCACGGTGCGAGCGCTCCACCCGGAAAGCGTGCCACGCGTGCTCGTCAGCGATACGGTCGGCTTCATCAAGAACCTGCCGCACGGACTGGTCGCCTCATTCAAATCCACGCTGGACGAAGCGCTGGATGCATCTCTGCTGCTCCATGTCATTGATGCCAGCGATCCCGGATTTGAGCGACAGCTCGAAGTCACCCAGCAAGTGCTAGAAGAAATCGGCGCGAATGCTGTACCGCGCATCCGCGTATTCAACAAGATCGACCATGTCGGCGACGCAGAGGCGCAAGCCGAATGCAAAACTGCCTTAGGTACCCGGTATCCGGATTGCATCGTGATGAGCGCGCGCAGCTCCGACGATGTTACGAAACTTCGCCTGAAAATCCTCGAATTCTTCCAGCAACACCTCATCGAAACTGAGTTTTTTCTGCCCTGGAATGCTCAGCAACTCCGCGGACAAATCTATACGAATTGTCAGGTACTGGAAGAACGCTCGGACAATGAAGGCACTCTCTTCCGGGTGCGCAGCGAACCCAGCGCTATCGAGAGCTTACGTGAACAACTCAATCCGGCAAACTGA
- a CDS encoding response regulator, with translation MAKTILAVDDSASIRQMVAFTLKGAGYEVIQAVDGQDALDKANSHQVNLVLTDINMPRMDGLKLLELLRKLASYKNIPILILTTESGDEIKAKGRAAGATGWLVKPFDPKRLLEVIGKVIG, from the coding sequence ATGGCAAAGACGATTCTTGCAGTGGATGATTCGGCATCAATTAGGCAGATGGTTGCGTTTACGCTCAAGGGCGCTGGATACGAAGTCATTCAAGCTGTTGATGGTCAGGATGCACTGGATAAAGCTAATTCTCATCAAGTAAATTTAGTCTTGACAGACATTAATATGCCCCGAATGGATGGATTAAAGCTATTGGAATTGCTAAGGAAATTGGCGAGTTATAAAAATATTCCCATTTTAATCTTAACGACTGAATCTGGTGATGAAATAAAGGCTAAGGGTCGAGCAGCCGGTGCAACCGGATGGTTAGTAAAACCCTTTGATCCCAAACGGCTGTTAGAAGTCATTGGAAAAGTAATAGGCTAA
- the cheD gene encoding chemoreceptor glutamine deamidase CheD, whose protein sequence is MTEIIDEQLATNFYFDKNFNSQAVKLLPGEYYVTDKDILLVTVLGSCVAACIRDCYSGIGGMNHFMLPDGGGDAGGPLNASARYGTYAMEILINQLLKLGARRGNLEAKVFGGGNVLDGLTVANVGQRNADFVLKFLQTEKIRVVAQDLVDVFPRKVYFFPKSSRVMVKKLRNVRNTTLSQRESDYRQRLHRVDSGGDVELFS, encoded by the coding sequence ATGACTGAGATCATTGATGAACAACTTGCTACTAATTTTTATTTTGATAAAAATTTTAATAGTCAGGCAGTTAAACTGTTACCGGGTGAATATTATGTGACTGATAAGGATATTTTGCTGGTAACAGTTCTCGGATCTTGTGTAGCCGCTTGTATACGCGATTGCTATAGCGGAATTGGAGGGATGAACCATTTCATGCTTCCTGACGGTGGTGGTGATGCAGGGGGGCCGTTAAATGCTTCAGCTAGGTACGGAACATATGCGATGGAGATATTGATCAATCAGCTGTTGAAACTGGGTGCTCGTCGCGGCAATTTGGAGGCTAAGGTTTTCGGTGGCGGAAATGTTCTCGATGGTTTGACGGTTGCGAATGTAGGTCAACGGAATGCAGATTTTGTATTGAAATTTTTACAGACAGAAAAAATTCGAGTTGTTGCACAAGACCTAGTCGATGTGTTCCCACGTAAAGTTTACTTTTTCCCCAAAAGCAGTCGAGTGATGGTTAAGAAGTTACGCAATGTGCGTAACACGACACTTTCTCAGCGGGAAAGCGACTACAGGCAACGTTTACATCGAGTGGATTCCGGTGGAGATGTTGAACTTTTTTCTTAG
- a CDS encoding IS5 family transposase encodes MQSSFSELEYAAKKKQTRRDRFLVEIEAATPWTSLLNVIAPYYPVSGRRGHPPIGLERMLRMYIVQQCFGFSDEGAEDAVYDSQAIRCFVGIDLNREAVPDATTLLRFRHLLEAHHLTESIFDAINAHLAERGLFLREGTIVDATLISAPPSTKNREGKRDSEMHQTRKGKQWHFGMKVHIGVDAQSGLVHTLIGTAANVHDVTQAQALLHGDETDVFGDAGYLGVEKREENLELPVTWHIAMRPSKRKALPKTTAGELMEKLEHAKASIRAKVEHPFHVVKNLFMHRKTRYKGMAKNNAQMFSLFGLANLLLARRWLCSSDSQIAS; translated from the coding sequence ATGCAATCAAGCTTTTCTGAGCTGGAATATGCGGCAAAGAAGAAACAAACCCGGCGTGATCGTTTTCTGGTTGAGATTGAAGCTGCAACACCGTGGACATCCCTGCTGAATGTTATAGCTCCGTATTATCCGGTTAGCGGTAGGCGAGGTCATCCACCGATTGGTTTGGAACGGATGCTGAGGATGTATATTGTGCAACAGTGCTTTGGTTTTTCGGATGAAGGCGCGGAAGATGCTGTATACGACAGTCAAGCAATCCGCTGCTTTGTTGGTATTGATCTGAATCGGGAAGCAGTACCGGATGCGACGACTCTGCTGAGATTTCGCCATTTGCTGGAAGCGCATCATCTGACGGAATCCATTTTTGATGCAATCAATGCACATTTGGCTGAACGCGGACTATTTCTTCGCGAAGGTACGATTGTTGATGCTACGCTGATCTCAGCGCCTCCTTCGACCAAGAATAGAGAAGGAAAACGCGATAGCGAAATGCATCAAACCAGGAAAGGCAAGCAGTGGCACTTCGGCATGAAGGTACACATCGGTGTCGATGCGCAATCAGGGCTTGTTCATACCCTGATCGGAACGGCAGCCAATGTCCACGATGTTACTCAGGCACAGGCGCTGCTGCATGGTGATGAAACCGATGTATTTGGTGATGCGGGCTATCTGGGCGTTGAGAAACGAGAAGAGAATCTTGAATTGCCCGTAACCTGGCATATCGCGATGCGCCCTTCCAAGCGCAAGGCATTGCCCAAAACAACAGCAGGCGAACTGATGGAGAAGCTTGAACATGCAAAAGCCAGCATTCGTGCCAAAGTTGAGCATCCCTTTCATGTCGTAAAGAATCTGTTCATGCATCGCAAAACTCGCTACAAAGGAATGGCCAAAAATAATGCTCAGATGTTTTCACTGTTTGGGCTTGCCAACTTGCTGCTGGCTCGCCGGTGGTTATGTAGCTCTGACAGCCAGATTGCGTCTTAA
- a CDS encoding CheR family methyltransferase, translating to MGIISNFDENSNDKTREYVFTQEDFERVRKLIYKHAGISLSSGKQNMVYSRLARRLRATGINSFHEYLNYLERGNSEEWEAFTNALTTNLTAFFREQHHFPILEKHVEKRKNQNKIQLWCSASSTGEEPYSMAMAMVQAFNTLTPPVHILATDLDTNVLAKAQLGVYSLDKLEKLPKEKLKQFFLKGKGHHEGSARVRPELRNMITFRQLNLLDDNWPIRGPFDAIFCRNVMIYFDKPTQYKILKKFAPLLAPDGLLFAGHSESFQHAVDLFKLREKTVYELASRTR from the coding sequence ATGGGAATAATTTCTAACTTTGATGAAAATTCAAATGACAAAACTCGCGAATATGTCTTTACGCAAGAAGATTTTGAACGAGTTAGAAAGCTGATATACAAACATGCTGGTATTTCATTGTCTTCGGGCAAGCAAAACATGGTGTATAGTCGCTTGGCTCGCCGTTTGCGTGCAACAGGTATCAATAGCTTTCACGAGTATTTGAATTACCTTGAGCGCGGAAACTCTGAAGAATGGGAAGCTTTTACTAACGCTTTAACAACGAATTTGACTGCTTTTTTTCGTGAGCAACATCATTTTCCCATTCTCGAGAAACATGTCGAGAAACGCAAGAATCAAAACAAGATTCAACTCTGGTGTAGTGCTTCATCTACCGGAGAGGAGCCTTACTCAATGGCCATGGCGATGGTACAAGCATTTAATACATTGACTCCCCCAGTTCATATTCTGGCGACGGACTTAGATACTAATGTTCTCGCAAAAGCGCAACTTGGTGTTTATTCATTGGATAAGCTGGAAAAACTTCCGAAGGAAAAATTGAAGCAATTTTTCCTTAAAGGGAAAGGGCATCATGAAGGTTCAGCGCGAGTTAGACCCGAGTTACGTAACATGATTACATTTCGGCAATTGAATTTACTGGATGACAATTGGCCAATACGAGGTCCGTTCGATGCCATTTTTTGCCGTAATGTCATGATTTATTTTGATAAGCCAACACAATATAAAATTCTAAAGAAGTTTGCACCGTTGCTTGCGCCGGATGGTCTGTTGTTTGCTGGACATTCTGAGAGTTTCCAACATGCGGTTGATTTGTTTAAGCTGCGAGAAAAAACTGTGTACGAATTAGCAAGTAGAACGAGGTAA
- a CDS encoding YggS family pyridoxal phosphate-dependent enzyme: MNQETAVELNAEQQLTDIKNNLATVKQRIIDACKKAGRDPASVRLLPVTKTVSAERLRIAYAAGVHEMGENKIQEAREKSEVLADLGIKWSIIGHLQTNKAKYLARFANEFQALDSLKVAEELDKRLQNEGRAIDVYVQVNSSGEESKFGLPPEAVRDFVQHLPQFSSLRIKGLMTLAIFSADHDRVRECFVKMRDIQAMLRQEAPAGLTFDELSMGMSGDYELAIEEGATVVRVGQAIFGKRPLPDSHYWPGLG, translated from the coding sequence ATGAACCAGGAGACCGCCGTGGAACTCAACGCCGAACAACAACTCACCGACATCAAAAACAACCTCGCCACCGTCAAGCAGCGCATCATTGATGCGTGCAAGAAAGCCGGGCGCGACCCCGCCAGCGTGCGGTTGTTACCCGTGACCAAAACCGTTTCCGCGGAGCGGCTGCGTATCGCTTACGCCGCCGGTGTTCATGAAATGGGCGAAAACAAAATCCAGGAAGCGCGCGAAAAATCCGAAGTGCTGGCCGATTTGGGCATCAAATGGTCGATCATCGGCCACCTGCAAACCAACAAGGCCAAATACCTGGCGCGCTTCGCCAACGAATTCCAGGCACTCGACAGCCTCAAAGTTGCAGAGGAACTCGACAAACGGCTGCAAAACGAAGGCCGCGCCATCGATGTCTACGTGCAAGTCAACAGCTCCGGCGAAGAAAGCAAATTCGGTCTGCCGCCCGAAGCCGTGCGCGACTTCGTGCAACACCTGCCGCAATTTTCATCGCTGCGCATCAAAGGTCTGATGACCCTCGCCATCTTCTCCGCCGATCACGACCGCGTGCGCGAATGCTTCGTCAAAATGCGCGACATCCAAGCCATGCTGCGCCAGGAAGCCCCGGCCGGATTAACGTTCGACGAACTGTCGATGGGCATGTCGGGCGACTACGAACTCGCCATCGAAGAAGGCGCCACCGTCGTACGCGTCGGCCAGGCTATTTTCGGCAAACGGCCGCTGCCGGATAGTCATTACTGGCCGGGTTTGGGGTGA
- a CDS encoding DUF2442 domain-containing protein yields the protein MQFSDNDMIVSLVDGRTIAVPLVWFPRLSSASQKQLANYELLGDGEGIHWPDVDEDISVAGLLRENR from the coding sequence GTGCAATTCTCCGATAACGACATGATCGTCTCGCTTGTCGATGGAAGAACTATCGCAGTTCCTCTGGTATGGTTTCCACGTTTGTCGTCAGCCAGCCAAAAGCAACTTGCCAACTATGAACTGCTGGGAGATGGCGAAGGCATTCATTGGCCCGATGTTGATGAAGATATCAGCGTAGCTGGGTTGTTGCGCGAAAATCGTTAG